The sequence AGACAGGGCAGACGGCGGGAGAGCTGCGGACACCAGGAGGAACggggagaagaaaagaagataaaacagcCCAAGGTACCCCACGTTTCACAAGGAGCTTCGGGGACCagacagcctgggggggggggaccaGAAGAGCTGACAACCCTCCTGCCTCCCCGCTGAAGACTCTCCCCCTGCCAGAGGCCTGGAGCCAGACCCCTGCGTGAGCTGCAGACCATGGGGGAGGCAGGATTGTACCCTGACCCCCCCCGTCTCTCAGCAGTTCTTCTAAACCTTGCCTTGCCTAGGACTGGGGGGTCCCAGCAAGAagggcccccccacccctgcccccagGAGGCCAGTCCCCAGGAGCAGGGAGTTCTACTGGGGACTAAGGACTTCTCCCTACTAAAGGGGTCCCCACTATCAAGGACCCCCCCCACCTTGTTCCTACCTACACtggccccccccagaccccctgcGCCCCCAGGAAGGCCCCCTCTCAGAGGAGGCTTCGCCCCCAGGGCACATCCCACCCCCTGGGCACAGCTTGGATGTTGGtgcccaccctcccaccccaaaaccaTCTCAAACATCTGAGCTACTCCCTGCAACCccctccagaggaaaaaaaaaaaaagaaaaaactcaaccaaacaaaaccaacacccccagcacAATTTCACCATCGGGGCTCCATCCTCTTTCAGCACCTGCAAAAAAACCAGCACCCAAACCCAGAGCAGGACCTGCCCAGGGACCCTCAGCCGGGGGATGTCGGACCCTTCCCAGCAGCGCAGCTCTGCCCCGGCGGGTGCTGAAATCAGGGCTcaggcagtgggatggggaagggcgGCATGGATAAATAAAGTTTAAtttgattaaataaaatgaaagacaCCAACGAGGTGCCTGTGCCGCTGGACTCTGCCTTCCCGGGGGTCTGGATTGCCACCGCCACCACCTCCCCTCCGGGTGACGTCCCCGGGAGCCTCCCGCTCACTTCCCGAGGCAGCGGCCGGCACACGCTTCGCTTTCATAacgaaataatttatttcctaacAGTTGAACAATACAGAATATCCATATACACAGCAAAGGTCTTCTAAAACATGTACTTTCTAAAAACGTGTGTGCTAACTGTAATAAAAAGCACCATTAGATGGTCTTGACACAGGATTCAGAATGACAACGTGGTATTTACAGCAGGAACTGAACGGCTGGAAACAGAACTTGTATTCTCCCATCTGCTGCTCCCTGGCTCTCGACTGCCCAAAATAAAGCCGAAGCCGGAGCGGGTTCGCTCTCGGGacgcaaaaagaagaaaatagagggaaaaaaaaaaaaaaaagatggaaaaaagcaaGTAAAACGTGTCAAACCTCCCCCCCGAAAAAGCCCAGACGGTTCTGGCTCGGATGTTTCGGGCAGCTCACGTGCCACTACGCCCGATAAATTAAAAGGATGAAACAAACCTCGTGGCTTTTGGGCAGAGCGAGGCCGTGGCGTGAACCCATCGCTACACAGGGGGGGTTTGGACCAAGTCCCGTTCCCGGCAGCTTCCCGGAGTTCTCCACCTGGCCACAGGCCCCGTctctcacccccccacccccccagacgGCGGTTTGGGATCTGCCTTccgcagagagaaaaaaagagagaaaaaaagcccaacccgCAGAAGCGTGGTTTTGGTTCACACCCAACAACCGGTCGTAAACACGGGGGGTGTGAGCGGCTCCTCCcgccccacccttttttttttttttttttttaaatcagagtcTACAAAAATGTCCTTCCTGCAGCTTATTTCTTAGGAATGCTGGTGGATCAGTGAATTCCAGGAAAAGGCTGGCACAGCCGCCGGGTGCCTCGGCCGACGTTTAAGGGGGGACCCGGAGAGACTGAAAGCGGCCGCAGACAGTCCCGGCTGCTCGCCAGGAATCAGCCGCCGCATTTCCAGCCTCGTCCCAGGTTAGTGCATCATTTTGGAGAGTTCCCGTTTCTCTTTGCCCCCCTCAGACTGGAGAGGAGCACATCCCAACAGCGCAAAGTCCAATAATTATTAGTTTGggacagaaacaaaaagaagggGGGGAATAAAAAAGCAACCCCCAAGTGGTGTTTCACCAACAGAAGTAACTCAAAAAGGCACAacactgaataaaataatttacgCCGAATCGAACCCTTAAGCCTTGGTCTATCTAAATAACAACCAGAAATCAAGTGTTTAACCTCCCAATGAACCCCGATGGGGTTTTCCCGACGCCCCACATCACCCTTGCCCACTCCAAGGCAGCAAGATCCAAGGCTCCGGTGGGATTCCTGAGGTGGTTCCTAGAAGAAGGCAAGGGAGGGCTCCTGGCAAACGCCTACCTGAGCCACCAGCCTCAAAGTGCTGAtattccactttctttttctctgtgtttttcatctttttgctctttttttcccccttcttttttaaagcatAGGGGTTTTGAGCTTGTGTGCCAAAGGCTGGCTGCCAGGACTTGGGCGTACCGATGCTAAAGGCTTCTGAGCTGTGGGTCAGTGCAAATCTGCTGGACATTGAAAATTCTGGCTgctttacaaaaacaaacaaaaaaatcccccgtggttttgattttctctcttttaaaaccCAGTACGTGCAAAAAGAGCTGAGACTTTGGAGATTTCAGTCATTTGCTAGCCCTGTCTCCCATCCTCTTGCTTCTCAAAGACTTCAAACGATCCAAAAAATCGATTTAGgatgttaaaaaccaaaacaaacccaaaataaaaaaaataaaaaaaaaaaaaaaaagacattcgcCCGCACTGTGCAGCGGCAAAGCCTCGGCGAGCGCCTTTCTGGAAGGGGTTTGTACAgccctggggggggcaggggacaccCGGTTTTGTCTCTCAGCACTAAGAAAAGCCCTTGGGGAGCGAAGCGGCTCCTCGCTGGGTGCTGCGGCCTCGCTGAGAGCTGGGGCGAGCGGGTTGGGGTGGGGGATTGAGCGATGGGGATCGAGTGAGAGGTTTGAGGGGGCAGAAAAGACCTTTGCCTGGCTCACAGGGAAAAGAAACATCTCCGTTAGCAGAGCTCTGTGTATCAAAGTTTCCAGAATATCTATAAAAGCAGAAAGTTGTCACAACGTTAACTCCAGTACATTGGTTTcatagaaaaatgaataaatactATTTATAGCTCACGTGTTTTCTGTACATTTCCGTGTGCTCTCAGGTCGGGACCCCCCCACCGTCAGGGCGGTGGGAAGGGCTCTGGCCCTTTCTTGGCATGTTTGGGTTTGTCTCCCTAAGGCGGCGACCGAAATCCTCcatgagcccccccaccccccccaccccaccccaagtgCCCAACAAGATCCCCGCTGGCCCCAGAAGTGCTTTGGAGGTGCCGCTGAAGCCGGGCAGGGTCTCGGGGGGGTCCCCTCGGGCGCTGATGGCCAGAGgctgccctgctccccctcaCCGGCCGGTTATTGCTAAACTGTCGCGCGATGGATTCGAACGGGGCCAGGCATCGCTTCTGTAAAACAGATGAGGCATCATCTTTGTTTTTTGTGCTAAAAGGATGGAGATAATCTTTGTTCATCTCTCCgaggtagaaaaaaaattgtccccGAGACAAGAAGCGTGAAAAGGAAATTCCAGGAGGGCTCGTGGCTGCGAGGCAGGAggtgggatggggacggggaccGCTTGGTTTTAGGTAGGACAGAAAATTTCCCAGACCGAAGGTGTCTGACCCGAGGCTATGCGAGAGGGGGGACGATGACTGtggagcccccgcagcccccccgagTGGCGTTCCCCATGCGAGTAAGGCTGCGGGAAGagggcagggccaggctgggcgTTTATGGCTACGCTGCTACCCTGAATATTTAGAGTTGGGGGAGAGGAGCGCTCCGGCGGCTGGTGCTGACACCTCTGCGCCCACCCAAGGCGCCAAAACGCTCCGTGCGCTCGTCGCTGACTTGTCTCTGCTCTCTCCTGGATTTAAACTACACAAAAGTCTGGCTCCACCTTTGGACCCTCACCCAAAAACTCAACATTTGGGCCCTGCCACCAATTATTGGGTACGTGATGTCACCGGACAAATGCGGAGCAGATCCGGAACACCGGGCAGTGCCAGCAAGGCAGAAAAcccagagattatttttttttttttgaggttgcTGCAATATTCGCAGGTGCTTCCAATCGTGGCTGGAATGTCGGGTCTGGCAAGGAGGAGTTTCCAGGCGGGCAGAGAAGCCGGTGGATGCGAGCGGAGGTGCACTGCGGGGAGCAGCTCCTCACTCGCAGACCTAACGAGGTGTTCTGAGGCTTCGGCAAAGCTCAGCTTCGTTTCGGTCAGCGGTaggttaagatttttttttgatgTGCAAAGAGAGTGGCAGGACGATCTGGTGTGCTACCTAATGAGATCCAAAAGGGAAAGAGCGACGGGTGAAACAGCGACGGGAGTTGCTTCTTATAGACCGAGAGGCAATTTCAACCTCTTCACGCCAGAGCTGGAGTAGCCCTCGTCACTACAGATGCTCTGCAGGCTCCCTCTTTCGTCCGAGTCgcttgggctgctgctgctccagtcGAGGTCTGCGGGAAGATCGTCTGTGCTCTCCACGTCCACGTCGATCTCTTCTGCAAGAGGAATGGTTTGTGTTACAACACGCCCGGCCAGACCTCTTGCCAGCCGGCCCCGCTCCGTCCTGAGCACTGGGTCTCACAGAATCcgagaatcctctgggttggaaaagcccttgcagctcctccagcccaaccatgaccctcaccctgaccgttcccaactcccccagatccctcagcgctggctcagcccgactcttcaacccctccagggatcccggggactcccccctgccctgggcagcccatcccaacgcccaacagccccttctgcacagaaatccttcctcagagccagcctgaccctgccctgggcagcttgaggccattccctctgggccttgTCTCACCTCTATCCGAGTCGGAACGCTCCGAAGAAACAGTGGATCCGATACTGTCCATCCTTATCCTCTCTATCCCCAGCTTCTCCAGCTGCCTCTTCAGGTGCCGCTGCTCCCGCTGCAGCTGGTCTATTTGGTGTACGGCTTTCCTGTCGTAGTCTTCAAGCTTctgcagaggaggagagagaaggggcCCTGAGCTTCCCAGCCGCACACAAAACATCACTTCTGCC comes from Athene noctua chromosome 28, bAthNoc1.hap1.1, whole genome shotgun sequence and encodes:
- the MXD1 gene encoding max dimerization protein 1 isoform X3; the encoded protein is MAACGGLNIQMLLEAAEYLERREREAEHGYASLLPGGKDGEALRRRAKARKSSGGSRRAHLRLCLEKLKGLVPLGPEASRHTTLSLLTKAKLHIKKLEDYDRKAVHQIDQLQREQRHLKRQLEKLGIERIRMDSIGSTVSSERSDSDREEIDVDVESTDDLPADLDWSSSSPSDSDERGSLQSICSDEGYSSSGVKRLKLPLGL
- the MXD1 gene encoding max dimerization protein 1 isoform X2, with product MAACGGLNIQMLLEAAEYLERREREAEHGYASLLPGGKDGEALRRRAKARKSSGGSRSTHNEMEKNRRAHLRLCLEKLKGLVPLGPEASRHTTLSLLTKAKLHIKKLEDYDRKAVHQIDQLQREQRHLKRQLEKLGIERIRMDSIGSTVSSERSDSDREIDVDVESTDDLPADLDWSSSSPSDSDERGSLQSICSDEGYSSSGVKRLKLPLGL
- the MXD1 gene encoding max dimerization protein 1 isoform X1, yielding MAACGGLNIQMLLEAAEYLERREREAEHGYASLLPGGKDGEALRRRAKARKSSGGSRSTHNEMEKNRRAHLRLCLEKLKGLVPLGPEASRHTTLSLLTKAKLHIKKLEDYDRKAVHQIDQLQREQRHLKRQLEKLGIERIRMDSIGSTVSSERSDSDREEIDVDVESTDDLPADLDWSSSSPSDSDERGSLQSICSDEGYSSSGVKRLKLPLGL